The DNA window GTGGGGGCCGAGCTCTGGGGTATGTGGGAGGGTGGGAAGGCCCTGACCAGcctctccaccccagctcccagcccagcGCCCAGCCATGGCATGCCCCCTGGATCAGGCCATTGGCCTCCTCGTGGCCATCTTCCACAAGTACTCGGGCAGGGAAGGCGACAAGAACACCCTGAGCAAGAAGGAGCTGAAGGAGCTTATCCAGAAAGAGCTCACCATTGGCCCGGTGAGTCTCCCCCCGGGGCCCCAGAAGCAGGATCAGGAGAAGGGGAGGTGCCATGGGACTCACAGGTCTCCATGTCCCCGGGGGGCCCAAGTCGCATACCTGACTGGGACGGTTGGTCAGTCCTCCTATGCAGCCCCGTGCTCGCTGTCCCTGGGTAACTCTGCAGGAGCGAGCAGCACAGCCAAGTGACCCCGAGGTG is part of the Felis catus isolate Fca126 chromosome F1, F.catus_Fca126_mat1.0, whole genome shotgun sequence genome and encodes:
- the S100A6 gene encoding protein S100-A6, which produces MACPLDQAIGLLVAIFHKYSGREGDKNTLSKKELKELIQKELTIGPKLQDAEIAKLMDDLDRNKDQEVNFQEYVTFLGALALIYNDALKG